In a single window of the Oceanispirochaeta sp. genome:
- a CDS encoding HD domain-containing phosphohydrolase, protein MISIKREQWIPVRKSNLKYYDEIDLYYQNKTSGNVLLYKSSGMNITDHLLKDKPYTGDLYIRPEDKSKCLRQVQKGFSSNLDQSMEEGIGKVKEDLINIIDETLHEPRSGGLEVIPDTIEVVVDNYSKQPDVIKNLSKISPSDYTTTIHSINVMALTVGYCFYTKKSLEKTVEYGLTALFHDIGKTEIPTDILKSPRQLTDYEFSIMKSHTLLGAEILQSNDPSVHIAIPGALEHHEKLDGNGYPHGKSSISEIGQILAIIDSYEAITNDDRMYRNSMKPLDALNILKEEVDRKRLNRLFFKDFAYSLTDFSKSHHQDAYKHIFSNT, encoded by the coding sequence ATGATATCGATTAAGCGCGAACAATGGATTCCGGTTAGAAAATCTAATCTGAAATACTATGATGAAATTGACCTCTACTACCAGAACAAAACTTCCGGCAATGTTCTTTTATATAAGTCATCGGGTATGAATATTACCGATCACCTCCTCAAGGATAAACCCTATACCGGGGATCTGTATATCCGCCCCGAAGATAAGAGCAAATGCCTGAGACAGGTTCAGAAGGGTTTCAGTTCCAATCTCGATCAGAGTATGGAAGAGGGTATAGGGAAGGTGAAGGAAGATCTGATTAATATTATTGATGAGACTCTCCATGAACCTCGTTCAGGTGGATTGGAAGTCATTCCCGATACAATCGAAGTCGTTGTCGATAATTATTCCAAGCAGCCGGATGTCATCAAAAATCTATCTAAAATCTCTCCCTCTGACTACACAACAACGATTCATTCCATCAATGTCATGGCCTTGACTGTGGGGTATTGTTTTTATACTAAAAAGAGTTTGGAAAAGACTGTAGAGTATGGTTTGACCGCTCTGTTTCATGATATAGGAAAAACAGAAATCCCCACCGATATTCTAAAGTCTCCCCGGCAATTGACTGACTATGAGTTTTCGATTATGAAGAGTCATACTCTACTGGGGGCTGAGATTCTCCAGTCTAATGACCCTTCTGTGCATATTGCCATTCCGGGAGCCCTGGAACACCATGAAAAACTGGATGGTAATGGATACCCCCATGGAAAGAGCAGCATTTCTGAGATTGGACAGATTCTGGCAATCATAGACTCCTATGAAGCCATAACCAATGATGACAGGATGTATAGGAACTCCATGAAGCCTCTGGATGCCCTGAATATTCTGAAAGAAGAAGTGGACAGGAAGCGGCTTAATAGACTCTTTTTTAAGGATTTTGCCTACAGTCTGACAGACTTTTCCAAGAGTCATCATCAGGATGCCTATAAACATATTTTTTCAAACACATAA
- a CDS encoding YbaN family protein: MVKVLLIFLGFLSLGLGGLGIILPGLPTTPFILLSAGLFLRSSETLYLRLVRHRVFGKYLRQYEREKGMSLRVKLLSILVMWTMISLSFYRISHLHFRMTLLALGLIGTIVMGFIVKTIIPDPTDSASDRGDKEG; this comes from the coding sequence TTGGTTAAAGTTCTACTCATTTTTCTGGGTTTTCTGTCCTTAGGTCTGGGAGGTCTGGGAATCATTCTACCGGGCCTGCCCACCACACCCTTTATACTTCTTTCGGCAGGACTCTTTCTCAGAAGTTCTGAAACCCTCTATTTAAGGCTCGTGAGACATAGGGTCTTCGGAAAGTACCTCCGTCAGTACGAGAGAGAGAAAGGGATGAGTCTGCGGGTGAAACTCCTGAGTATCCTTGTGATGTGGACCATGATTTCCCTGTCTTTCTATAGGATTTCCCATTTACATTTTAGAATGACTCTCCTGGCCCTCGGACTGATCGGTACGATAGTCATGGGATTCATTGTGAAAACTATCATTCCCGATCCTACTGATTCAGCTTCTGACAGGGGAGATAAGGAGGGCTGA